One window of Dechloromonas sp. ZY10 genomic DNA carries:
- the ntrC gene encoding nitrogen regulation protein NR(I): protein MKPVWIVDDDRSIRWVLEKTLAREGIPFRSFASANEALAELEQGEPPQVLMSDIRMPGRSGLDLLQEAKTRFPTLPVIVMTAYSDLESAVAAFQGGAFEYLPKPFDVDLAVELIRRAIDESLHQSGALEEEALAPEILGQAPAMQEVFRAIGRLALSHATVLITGESGSGKELVARALHRHSPRADKPFIAINTAAIPRDLLESELFGHERGAFTGAQTQRRGRFEQAEGGTLFLDEIGDMPAELQTRLLRVLSDGHFYRVGGHSPIKANVRVIAATHQHLEARVKDGLFREDLFHRLNVIRIRLPALRERREDIPLLTKHFLQKSARELGVEPKRLSEAALKYLAALDFQGNVRQLENLCHWLTVMAPGQLVEVGDLPAELRAETPVAQADNWENALAAEVDSLLARGVPDVHGELVQVFERILICRALQHTGGRRIEAANALGIGRNTITRKITELGIDAQKEPGAA, encoded by the coding sequence ATGAAACCCGTCTGGATCGTAGACGACGACCGTTCCATCCGCTGGGTGCTGGAAAAGACCCTGGCCCGCGAGGGTATTCCTTTTCGCAGCTTTGCCTCGGCTAACGAGGCTCTAGCCGAACTGGAGCAGGGCGAGCCGCCGCAGGTGCTGATGTCGGATATCCGGATGCCCGGACGCTCCGGCCTGGATTTGCTGCAGGAGGCGAAAACCCGTTTTCCGACACTGCCGGTGATCGTGATGACGGCCTACTCCGACCTGGAGAGCGCGGTGGCGGCTTTCCAGGGCGGCGCATTCGAGTATTTGCCCAAGCCCTTCGATGTCGATCTCGCCGTGGAACTGATCCGGCGCGCGATTGATGAATCGTTGCACCAAAGTGGTGCTCTTGAGGAAGAGGCTCTGGCCCCGGAAATCCTTGGGCAGGCCCCTGCGATGCAGGAAGTTTTTAGAGCTATCGGCCGTCTTGCATTGTCACATGCGACGGTGCTGATCACCGGTGAGTCAGGATCAGGCAAGGAACTGGTGGCGCGCGCACTGCACCGGCATAGTCCGCGTGCCGACAAGCCGTTCATTGCAATCAACACGGCAGCGATTCCGCGCGACTTGCTCGAATCCGAACTGTTTGGCCACGAGCGGGGGGCGTTCACCGGGGCGCAAACCCAGCGGCGCGGCCGCTTTGAGCAGGCCGAGGGCGGGACCCTGTTCCTTGATGAAATCGGCGATATGCCGGCCGAACTGCAGACCCGGCTGCTGCGCGTGCTGTCGGATGGGCATTTCTACCGGGTCGGGGGGCATTCGCCAATCAAGGCCAATGTCCGGGTGATCGCTGCGACCCACCAGCATCTGGAGGCCCGGGTCAAGGATGGTCTGTTCCGGGAAGATTTATTTCATCGTCTCAATGTGATCCGGATTCGGCTGCCGGCCCTGCGCGAGCGTCGCGAGGACATCCCGCTGCTGACCAAGCATTTTCTGCAAAAAAGTGCTCGCGAACTGGGCGTTGAGCCGAAGCGACTCAGCGAAGCTGCGCTCAAGTACCTGGCGGCGCTCGACTTCCAGGGCAACGTCCGGCAACTGGAAAATCTCTGTCACTGGCTGACCGTGATGGCGCCGGGGCAACTGGTTGAAGTGGGCGACCTGCCCGCCGAACTGCGTGCCGAAACTCCGGTAGCTCAGGCTGACAATTGGGAAAATGCGCTGGCCGCCGAGGTTGATTCCCTGCTTGCTCGTGGCGTACCTGATGTGCATGGCGAACTGGTCCAGGTCTTCGAGCGAATCCTGATCTGCCGCGCACTGCAGCATACGGGGGGGCGCCGTATCGAAGCGGCTAACGCGCTTGGCATAGGGCGCAATACGATTACCCGCAAGATTACGGAACTGGGGATCGATGCACAGAAGGAGCCAGGCGCCGCCTGA
- the glnL gene encoding nitrogen regulation protein NR(II) yields the protein MENNALPVSAFAAFDLLASTVLLLDEAQQLRYINAAGENLLAVSCRFAAGKPLAAVCTCSATLQGALENGLANNWGYTGQNVEVRRLDGEVLHLNCTVTPLRPEVAAGMRLLLEFQPIEHHLAVTREERLIEQQQANRELIRNLAHEIKNPLGGLRGAAQLLEHELVGLPNAPSLKEYTQVIIKEADRLQDLMQRLLTPQRPMLPATVNIHEILERVRSLLTAEFPGTLQVRRDYDTSLPELFGDREQLIQALLNIARNAAQAMEGHGRIVLRTRSLRQVTLAKKRYRLAIEIRVIDNGPGIPDEIRERMFYPLVSGREGGSGLGLTIAQNFIQHHHGTIDCSSRPGETVFVLRLPIEEA from the coding sequence ATGGAAAACAACGCCCTCCCCGTTTCGGCCTTTGCCGCTTTCGATCTGCTGGCCTCAACCGTGCTTCTGCTCGACGAAGCCCAGCAGTTGCGCTACATCAACGCTGCCGGCGAGAACCTTCTTGCAGTTAGTTGCCGCTTTGCAGCCGGCAAGCCACTGGCGGCGGTGTGCACCTGTTCGGCGACGCTGCAGGGGGCGTTGGAAAATGGTCTGGCCAACAATTGGGGTTATACCGGTCAGAATGTCGAGGTCCGCCGGCTGGATGGCGAGGTCCTGCATCTCAATTGTACGGTCACCCCCCTGCGCCCCGAGGTTGCAGCCGGGATGCGCCTGTTGCTCGAATTTCAACCGATTGAGCATCATCTCGCGGTGACTCGCGAGGAGCGTCTGATTGAGCAGCAGCAGGCCAATCGTGAATTGATCCGCAATCTGGCTCACGAAATCAAGAACCCTCTGGGGGGCTTGCGGGGGGCTGCGCAACTACTTGAGCACGAATTGGTGGGGTTGCCCAATGCGCCTTCGCTCAAGGAATACACGCAGGTCATCATCAAGGAGGCTGACCGGTTGCAAGACCTGATGCAGCGCTTGCTGACTCCGCAGCGGCCAATGCTGCCGGCAACCGTGAATATTCATGAAATTCTCGAGCGGGTGCGCAGTTTGCTGACCGCCGAGTTTCCCGGCACCTTACAGGTGCGCCGTGATTACGATACCAGTTTGCCGGAATTGTTCGGCGACCGGGAACAATTGATCCAGGCGCTGCTCAACATCGCCCGCAATGCTGCGCAGGCGATGGAGGGGCATGGACGCATCGTGCTGCGGACCCGCTCGTTGCGGCAGGTGACCTTGGCCAAGAAGCGCTATCGTCTGGCGATTGAAATTCGGGTGATTGACAACGGCCCGGGGATTCCCGATGAAATCCGCGAACGGATGTTTTACCCGCTGGTTTCCGGGCGCGAGGGCGGCAGTGGCCTGGGGCTGACGATCGCCCAGAACTTCATCCAGCATCATCACGGGACGATTGATTGCAGCAGTCGTCCCGGAGAGACAGTTTTCGTCTTGCGACTGCCGATTGAAGAAGCCTGA
- a CDS encoding efflux RND transporter permease subunit gives MPNGHSPSQRFNLSDWTLHHRTLVGYFLLVTALLGVFAWGKLSQAEDPPFTFKLMVVRTFWPGASAQEVERQVTDKIEKKLQETPFIDRLSSYSRAGESTVLFFAKDSTPPAQVPDVYYQVRKKVGDIRHTLPAGVQGPFFNDEFGDVFGNVYALTAEGLSYPQMKDIAERLRDELLRLPNVGKVELFGIQDEKIYVDLANAQLATLGIDLATITQALGQQNAVSGAGFAETGSERIQIRPSGSFNSVEAIAATPIRANGRNLRLGDIARVHRGTSDPANTMVRYGGKQALAIGVAMSKGGDVIQLGKALDRRLDELRQTLPVGVEIGEAASQPQAVKRSIDAFVQSLAEAVIIVLLVTFISLGLRTGMVVAISIPLVLAATFFCMHLFNVGLHKVSLGALVLALGLLVDDAIIAVEMMWVKMEQGWERTRAASFAYTSTAGPMLSGTLVTVAGFLPIAIAKSSTGEYAFAFFQINAIALLLSWLAAVIAIPWLGYKLLPDPRAPRAAGLIERRLPRLYAALVRLGLGGPAHGEDHDVYNTAFYRRFRALVALCVHRRWLVIGLTLGLFVLSLAGMGKVQKQFFPNSTRLELNVELRLPEGASVAAIDAETARLERWLDADQERHQDFEHYIAYVASGSPRYYLGLDQQLPAANVSQLVIVTRSVESREALRQRLITLFDQGDFAARAHIARIENGPPVGYPVQYRVSGEDLGELRRIAAEIAEVMRSDPELSHINTDWSELSKVVRVEIDQDKARLLGVSSQDIAALLNLSRNGLTVTNFREGEKSIDIVLRGAADEQRRLEQLPNLAVPTRSGRSVPLSQVATLHHDFEPGIVWRRDRLPTITVRGNLYGKTQPATIVDRLQPQISSIAGKLPAGYKLAIGGSVEESSKGSASVAAGMPIFILAVITILMLQLQRVSQVIMVLLTAPLGIIGIALFLLVFNKPFGFMALLGAIALFGMIMRNSVILVDQIEQDLAAGKARLEAIVESTVRRFRPIVLTALAAVLAMVPLSRNDFFGPMAVAIMGGLIVATALTLLFLPALYAAWHRVKA, from the coding sequence ATGCCAAACGGACACAGCCCAAGCCAACGCTTCAACCTCTCCGACTGGACCCTGCACCATCGCACCCTGGTGGGGTATTTCCTGCTCGTCACCGCCTTGCTCGGCGTTTTTGCCTGGGGCAAGCTGAGCCAGGCCGAAGACCCGCCCTTCACCTTCAAGCTGATGGTGGTACGGACTTTCTGGCCTGGCGCATCGGCGCAGGAGGTGGAACGACAGGTCACCGACAAGATCGAGAAAAAACTGCAGGAAACACCGTTCATTGATCGCCTGTCGAGCTATTCGCGCGCCGGCGAATCGACCGTGCTGTTCTTTGCCAAGGACAGCACACCGCCTGCACAAGTCCCCGATGTGTATTACCAGGTCCGCAAAAAAGTCGGCGATATTCGCCACACCTTGCCAGCCGGAGTTCAGGGACCATTTTTCAATGACGAGTTTGGCGACGTTTTTGGCAATGTTTACGCGTTGACCGCAGAAGGTCTTTCTTACCCGCAGATGAAAGATATTGCCGAGCGCCTGCGCGATGAATTGCTGCGCCTGCCCAATGTCGGCAAGGTCGAACTGTTCGGCATCCAGGATGAAAAGATCTATGTCGATCTGGCCAATGCGCAACTGGCCACACTGGGGATCGATCTGGCGACGATCACCCAGGCACTCGGTCAGCAAAATGCGGTGAGCGGCGCCGGCTTTGCCGAAACCGGCAGCGAACGTATCCAGATTCGCCCCAGCGGCAGCTTCAACAGCGTCGAGGCCATCGCCGCCACCCCGATTCGCGCCAACGGCCGCAATCTGCGACTCGGCGACATTGCCCGCGTCCATCGCGGCACCAGCGACCCGGCTAATACCATGGTCCGCTACGGCGGCAAGCAGGCACTGGCTATCGGCGTTGCGATGAGCAAGGGCGGCGACGTCATCCAGCTCGGCAAGGCACTCGACCGCCGCCTCGACGAACTGCGCCAGACTCTGCCGGTCGGCGTCGAAATCGGCGAGGCCGCCAGCCAGCCGCAGGCCGTCAAGCGCTCGATCGATGCCTTCGTCCAGTCGCTGGCGGAGGCAGTGATCATCGTCCTGTTGGTCACCTTCATCAGCCTCGGCCTGCGGACCGGGATGGTGGTTGCAATTTCGATCCCGCTGGTTCTGGCCGCCACCTTTTTCTGCATGCACCTGTTCAACGTCGGCCTGCACAAGGTCTCGCTCGGTGCGCTGGTACTGGCGCTCGGCTTGCTGGTCGACGACGCCATCATTGCCGTCGAAATGATGTGGGTGAAGATGGAACAGGGCTGGGAGCGCACCCGTGCCGCATCGTTCGCCTACACCAGCACCGCCGGCCCGATGCTGTCGGGAACACTGGTCACCGTCGCCGGTTTCCTGCCAATTGCGATTGCCAAATCCTCGACCGGCGAATACGCCTTTGCCTTTTTCCAGATCAACGCCATCGCCCTGCTGCTCTCCTGGCTGGCGGCAGTGATCGCGATTCCCTGGCTGGGCTACAAGTTGCTCCCGGACCCGCGTGCACCGCGCGCAGCCGGCCTGATTGAACGACGGCTGCCGCGCCTGTACGCCGCGCTCGTCCGGCTTGGCCTCGGCGGCCCGGCACATGGAGAAGATCACGATGTATACAACACCGCCTTCTATCGTCGCTTCCGCGCTCTCGTCGCGCTCTGCGTACACCGCCGCTGGCTGGTGATCGGGCTGACCCTGGGCCTGTTCGTCCTGTCGCTGGCCGGCATGGGCAAGGTCCAGAAACAGTTCTTTCCCAACTCGACCCGACTGGAACTCAACGTTGAACTGCGCCTGCCGGAAGGCGCCTCGGTCGCTGCCATCGACGCGGAAACGGCACGCCTTGAACGCTGGCTGGATGCCGATCAGGAACGACATCAAGATTTCGAGCACTACATCGCCTACGTCGCCTCCGGTTCGCCGCGCTATTACCTCGGTCTTGACCAGCAGTTGCCGGCCGCCAACGTCAGCCAGCTGGTCATCGTCACTCGTAGCGTTGAATCGCGCGAAGCCCTGCGCCAGCGCCTGATCACCCTGTTCGACCAAGGCGATTTCGCTGCCCGCGCACACATCGCCCGGATTGAAAATGGTCCGCCAGTCGGCTATCCGGTGCAGTACCGGGTCTCCGGTGAGGACCTCGGCGAATTGCGCCGGATCGCTGCAGAAATTGCTGAGGTGATGCGTAGCGACCCCGAGTTGTCGCACATCAATACCGACTGGAGCGAACTATCCAAGGTCGTCCGCGTCGAGATCGACCAGGACAAGGCCCGCCTGCTTGGCGTTTCCAGCCAGGACATCGCGGCCCTGCTCAACCTCAGCCGCAACGGCCTGACCGTAACCAACTTCCGCGAGGGCGAGAAGAGCATCGACATCGTGCTGCGCGGTGCTGCCGACGAGCAGCGCCGACTGGAACAACTACCGAATCTTGCCGTACCCACCCGCAGCGGCCGGAGTGTACCGCTGTCACAGGTCGCCACCCTGCACCACGATTTCGAACCCGGAATTGTCTGGCGCCGCGACCGCCTGCCAACGATTACTGTCCGCGGCAACCTTTATGGCAAAACCCAGCCGGCGACCATTGTCGACCGCCTGCAGCCGCAAATCAGCAGCATTGCCGGCAAGCTGCCTGCGGGCTACAAACTGGCGATTGGCGGCTCGGTCGAAGAATCTTCGAAAGGATCGGCATCGGTAGCTGCAGGCATGCCGATCTTCATCCTCGCGGTAATCACCATCCTGATGCTGCAATTGCAGCGCGTCTCGCAGGTAATCATGGTATTGCTGACCGCGCCGCTTGGCATCATCGGCATTGCATTGTTTCTGCTGGTCTTCAACAAGCCTTTCGGCTTCATGGCCCTGCTCGGTGCGATCGCGCTGTTCGGGATGATCATGCGCAACTCAGTCATTCTGGTCGACCAGATCGAACAAGACCTGGCGGCGGGCAAAGCTCGCCTGGAGGCCATTGTCGAATCGACCGTGCGCCGCTTCCGCCCCATCGTACTGACCGCACTGGCGGCCGTGCTGGCGATGGTCCCTCTGTCGCGCAACGACTTCTTCGGACCGATGGCCGTGGCGATCATGGGCGGCCTGATCGTCGCCACGGCGCTCACCCTGCTCTTCCTGCCGGCGCTCTACGCGGCCTGGCACAGGGTCAAAGCCTAG
- a CDS encoding efflux RND transporter periplasmic adaptor subunit, translating to MRCLFFPSRLLLPALGTLILLPLFGGCTRQEAPPSGPRTVLVQAAGEEQQSISLYSGEIRARHEFDLAFRVGGKIAARLVDAGAEVRPGQPLARLDPADLQLAASAAAAQLASAESEHATARAERERYAGLLSKNFVSPSAFETRDNAANAARARLDQARAQARISGNQASYGSLSSEAPAVVTAVLAEAGQVVAAGQPVLRLARPEQKEVAIAVPEGRVAELRASKQFTVNLWANPKISLRGELRELAPAADPQTRSYAARIRLIDPPPEVSLGMTASVRVSAAGQPGAGLLLPLPAVINQGQGAIVRVVVAGKVVSRPVTVAAYEENGVRIASGLQPGELVVIAGAARLAEGEAVEPKTATPPAQQR from the coding sequence ATGCGCTGCCTCTTCTTCCCCTCCCGGCTGCTTCTCCCCGCCCTTGGAACGCTGATCCTGCTCCCTCTGTTTGGCGGCTGTACCCGCCAGGAAGCGCCACCGAGCGGACCACGCACCGTTTTAGTGCAAGCCGCCGGAGAAGAGCAGCAGAGCATTTCGCTGTACAGCGGAGAGATACGGGCCCGCCATGAATTTGACCTAGCGTTCCGCGTTGGCGGCAAGATCGCCGCCCGACTGGTCGATGCCGGCGCCGAGGTTCGCCCGGGCCAGCCGCTGGCCAGGCTTGACCCAGCTGATCTGCAACTTGCGGCCAGCGCTGCAGCCGCACAACTGGCCAGTGCCGAAAGCGAACATGCGACGGCCCGTGCCGAACGCGAACGCTATGCCGGGTTGCTGAGCAAGAATTTCGTCAGCCCCAGCGCCTTCGAAACCCGTGACAATGCCGCCAACGCTGCGCGTGCGCGCCTCGACCAGGCCCGCGCGCAAGCACGGATCAGCGGCAACCAGGCCAGCTATGGCAGCCTGAGCAGCGAAGCGCCGGCAGTCGTCACCGCCGTCCTGGCCGAGGCCGGGCAGGTAGTGGCAGCCGGCCAGCCGGTGCTGCGCCTGGCCCGCCCGGAGCAAAAGGAAGTCGCCATTGCTGTTCCGGAAGGCCGGGTTGCCGAATTGCGGGCAAGCAAACAATTCACGGTCAACCTGTGGGCCAACCCGAAAATCTCCCTGCGCGGCGAACTGCGCGAACTGGCCCCGGCCGCCGACCCGCAAACCCGCAGCTATGCAGCACGAATTCGGTTGATCGACCCGCCACCCGAAGTCAGTCTGGGAATGACGGCAAGCGTTCGGGTCAGCGCTGCCGGGCAGCCTGGAGCGGGTCTGCTCCTGCCCCTGCCGGCAGTGATCAATCAGGGCCAGGGAGCGATCGTGCGGGTGGTGGTGGCGGGCAAGGTCGTATCACGACCGGTCACCGTGGCGGCGTACGAGGAAAACGGCGTGCGTATCGCCAGCGGCCTGCAACCAGGCGAACTGGTGGTGATCGCCGGCGCCGCCCGGCTAGCCGAAGGCGAAGCGGTTGAGCCGAAGACAGCAACGCCGCCGGCGCAACAACGCTGA